One Prolixibacteraceae bacterium DNA segment encodes these proteins:
- a CDS encoding glycosyltransferase, with protein sequence MRRSILYLYAELANYQYSTFIELVKNSYRIDVVFWDTCKETPYEMPDILDVNFFPKSRITISEIICMANDNHYDIVYMSGWIDKDYIKICKYLKNIGLKVIVGSDTPWYGSFRQYVACIIANFYHKKFCSYMWVAGVRQFEYARRLGFRNDQIIMDCLSANSTVYSNLYKYRTTLTSYDRTFFYVGRNAEVKNVNLLLDAYKIYSNRNEKPWKLQLIGGDFNINAYHEFDIDVIPFVDSEELIELVKNNGCFVLPSIKEPWGVVVHEFAISGYPILISKNVGSRSSFVINGYNGFDFDPKDVNSLVMQMNRITNLDSVELNVMAKRSHELGNKISTVSSVANLLSVI encoded by the coding sequence ATGAGACGATCTATCTTATATCTTTATGCAGAGTTAGCAAATTATCAATATTCAACTTTTATAGAATTAGTGAAAAATTCTTATAGAATTGATGTGGTTTTTTGGGATACTTGTAAAGAGACTCCTTATGAAATGCCTGACATTTTAGACGTTAATTTTTTTCCAAAGAGTAGAATTACAATCTCCGAGATTATTTGTATGGCAAATGACAATCATTATGATATTGTTTATATGTCTGGTTGGATTGACAAAGATTATATTAAAATATGCAAATATCTTAAGAATATTGGCCTAAAAGTTATTGTGGGTTCAGATACACCATGGTATGGGAGTTTTAGGCAATATGTGGCATGTATAATTGCTAATTTCTACCATAAGAAGTTTTGTAGCTATATGTGGGTTGCAGGAGTACGACAGTTTGAATATGCTAGAAGATTAGGTTTTAGAAATGATCAAATTATAATGGATTGCTTATCAGCAAATTCAACGGTATACTCAAATCTGTATAAATATAGAACTACTCTTACGTCTTATGATCGAACATTTTTTTATGTAGGCAGAAATGCGGAGGTTAAGAATGTGAATTTATTGTTGGATGCTTATAAGATATATTCAAATAGAAATGAAAAACCATGGAAATTACAACTAATTGGTGGTGATTTCAATATAAATGCTTACCATGAATTTGATATAGATGTTATTCCTTTTGTTGATTCTGAGGAATTGATTGAGTTAGTAAAAAATAATGGATGTTTTGTACTTCCAAGTATTAAAGAGCCTTGGGGGGTTGTTGTACATGAATTTGCAATTTCTGGATATCCTATTTTGATAAGTAAAAACGTTGGAAGTCGAAGCTCTTTTGTGATAAATGGATATAATGGGTTTGATTTTGATCCGAAGGATGTTAATTCATTGGTGATGCAAATGAATAGAATAACTAATCTTGATTCAGTTGAATTAAATGTGATGGCAAAACGTAGTCATGAGTTGGGAAATAAGATTTCAACTGTTTCTTCTGTAGCTAATTTATTATCTGTTATTTAA
- a CDS encoding oligosaccharide flippase family protein — MNKINLLNSDIKKIFKNFSVIGTAHVLNMLIPLIVYPILIRRLGANLYGQVVLVLSVVQYFSLIINFGLNTIGIKDISKCESDDELGDVFCTIYFIRFLLLILCAIIYFTIGFIFINDFRTTPLYFYSFGILLYDSFIPLWFFQGVERVKVMSILILITRLLGAGLVICFVQTKVDHYLIPVCYFIGHIVAIVIGLFIVNKDYNFKPSVPSLQKSLYTIKAGAPLFLSQFSLLLRDRGIVILSGIFFSNTIVAYYDLSSKIVNIYLNFYNQLPIVALPRVIKSKKSVLLFKQLILLTIIIGSIGIFGCLIIGDKVVLFLGSNKMYSSIFLLKIISPLLIITPLNTLLNYYFISIGAQKRVLYYTFFSAVLFLILSCSLLLFKDIKVSIFILILVGVIELFFKSKEFRSSANESR; from the coding sequence ATGAACAAGATTAATCTATTAAATTCAGATATAAAAAAGATTTTCAAAAATTTTTCGGTCATTGGAACAGCTCATGTTTTAAACATGTTGATTCCATTAATAGTTTACCCGATCTTGATTAGACGCCTAGGTGCAAATCTATATGGGCAAGTTGTACTTGTTTTAAGTGTTGTGCAATATTTTTCTTTGATTATTAATTTTGGTTTAAATACGATAGGTATTAAAGATATTTCAAAGTGTGAAAGTGATGATGAGTTGGGGGATGTATTCTGTACTATCTATTTCATACGATTTTTATTACTGATTTTATGTGCAATTATATATTTTACAATAGGTTTCATTTTTATCAATGATTTCAGAACAACACCTCTATATTTTTATTCTTTTGGTATATTGCTGTATGATTCGTTTATTCCTTTATGGTTCTTTCAAGGAGTTGAGAGAGTGAAAGTAATGTCTATTTTAATATTGATAACTCGCCTTCTAGGTGCGGGACTTGTTATTTGTTTTGTACAGACAAAGGTGGACCATTATTTAATTCCCGTTTGTTATTTCATAGGTCATATTGTTGCAATTGTTATAGGTTTATTTATAGTTAATAAAGACTATAATTTCAAACCTAGTGTACCATCATTACAAAAATCATTGTATACGATTAAGGCTGGAGCTCCTCTTTTTTTATCTCAATTTTCTTTATTATTAAGGGACAGGGGTATTGTTATCTTATCTGGGATATTCTTTTCTAATACAATTGTTGCATATTATGATTTATCTTCAAAAATTGTGAATATATATTTAAATTTTTATAATCAATTACCTATTGTAGCTTTACCTCGGGTTATCAAGAGTAAGAAATCAGTATTGTTATTCAAACAGTTAATACTCTTGACAATTATTATTGGAAGTATTGGGATATTTGGTTGTCTTATCATCGGAGATAAAGTTGTCTTATTTCTGGGATCTAATAAAATGTATTCAAGTATATTTTTGTTGAAAATTATCAGCCCTCTATTAATTATCACTCCGTTAAATACTCTACTAAACTATTACTTCATTTCTATTGGAGCACAAAAACGGGTCTTGTATTATACATTTTTTTCAGCCGTACTATTTCTTATTCTTAGTTGTTCTTTATTATTATTTAAAGATATTAAAGTGTCAATATTTATTTTGATCCTTGTTGGCGTGATTGAACTGTTCTTTAAATCTAAAGAGTTTAGAAGTTCAGCAAATGAAAGTAGGTAG